From the genome of Candidatus Nitrosocosmicus oleophilus, one region includes:
- a CDS encoding MIP/aquaporin family protein, whose translation MDTNTHVFQPSLRNKFLVEIVGTFILVYAICSATTVYSDSGQLGVIGIGLVHALVLTAIVYAIGYRSGAQVNPAVTIGLLVARKITGKEAVVYIIAQIIGAVLAAAVVYSIFGSEMAASVTLPSDDNVVRALILETVMTFTLVYVVLATTTSKNFKILPLAGVAIGFTLGLNVIFGGSITGGSLNPARSFGPALMTWNFEYNWIYWIAPIVGGLIAAGVYKILHTKEEEENEQLPQK comes from the coding sequence ATGGATACTAATACTCATGTCTTTCAACCATCTTTGAGGAACAAATTCTTGGTTGAAATTGTTGGAACATTTATTTTAGTATATGCGATTTGCTCTGCGACAACTGTATATTCTGATAGTGGACAACTAGGAGTAATCGGAATAGGTTTGGTTCATGCATTGGTACTTACAGCTATTGTATATGCCATAGGATATCGCTCTGGTGCACAGGTTAATCCTGCAGTCACAATTGGATTATTGGTAGCAAGAAAAATAACGGGTAAGGAAGCCGTTGTTTACATAATAGCTCAAATTATTGGAGCAGTATTAGCTGCAGCGGTAGTATATTCAATCTTTGGTTCTGAAATGGCTGCTAGTGTAACCCTGCCATCAGATGATAATGTAGTTAGAGCCCTTATTTTAGAAACGGTGATGACATTTACCTTGGTATATGTTGTATTAGCCACGACTACCTCTAAGAACTTTAAGATATTACCGTTGGCTGGTGTAGCTATAGGTTTTACATTAGGTCTAAATGTTATTTTTGGAGGTTCGATAACCGGAGGTTCATTGAATCCTGCTCGTTCTTTTGGTCCTGCTTTAATGACTTGGAATTTTGAATATAATTGGATTTATTGGATAGCTCCAATAGTTGGTGGATTAATAGCAGCAGGAGTATATAAAATACTACATACGAAGGAAGAAGAAGAAAATGAACAACTTCCTCAAAAATAA
- a CDS encoding MarC family protein — MLSFQTSGLITTMISIVIVIGITYVIYYLTDPIYKILGRRGSLIITRVFAILVAAIGVQYIVNGLESLLNN; from the coding sequence ATACTTTCCTTTCAAACATCTGGTTTGATCACCACAATGATATCGATTGTGATTGTTATTGGCATTACCTATGTAATTTATTATCTTACCGATCCTATATATAAGATTCTTGGAAGACGTGGCTCGTTAATTATTACAAGAGTATTCGCTATTCTGGTTGCAGCAATAGGAGTTCAATATATCGTGAATGGACTTGAATCGTTATTAAACAATTAG
- a CDS encoding Rieske 2Fe-2S domain-containing protein has translation MGEGFIRVADTKDVPPSQMKEVQVEGESICIVNVDGKYYAINNICTHEGGPLTDGTLDGYEVECPWHNSRFDVRTGDVTSPPANEPEPVYEVKIEDNNILIKLQGKSKSSPQFELELLEKIKVEGTDVMSFKFSKQDNQVEEDKTSLLSRYTAGQFAFFDIGGVNNDPKGPIRHFTISSSPTENFIMFTTRMRDSPYKKRLTTLEEGTKVKVRGPEGQFVLHDDYSKPAVFLSGGIGVTPFRSMIKYATDKQLPLKIVMFDSNRDSDNILFKKEFDEWTKLNKNLQLIYTVSEAKHDDDQSNVNGWKGEQGRIDKSMILKYLDNALLDNSIFYICGPPSMLKAMQSLLQEELKISKEKIKVEEFTGY, from the coding sequence GTGGGTGAAGGTTTCATTAGAGTTGCTGATACCAAAGACGTACCACCATCACAAATGAAAGAAGTTCAAGTTGAGGGTGAAAGTATTTGTATTGTTAACGTTGACGGAAAATACTATGCTATTAATAATATTTGTACCCATGAAGGCGGTCCTTTAACAGATGGTACCCTCGATGGATATGAAGTTGAATGTCCTTGGCATAATTCTAGATTTGATGTTAGAACAGGAGATGTAACAAGCCCACCAGCAAATGAACCAGAACCTGTGTATGAAGTAAAAATAGAAGATAATAATATCTTGATTAAGTTACAAGGTAAAAGTAAATCCTCGCCTCAATTTGAGCTAGAATTGTTAGAAAAAATTAAAGTGGAGGGAACCGATGTAATGTCATTTAAGTTTAGTAAACAAGATAATCAAGTAGAAGAGGACAAAACATCGTTACTATCGAGATATACTGCAGGTCAATTTGCCTTTTTTGATATAGGCGGTGTCAATAATGATCCCAAAGGTCCGATTAGGCATTTTACTATTTCATCTTCTCCAACGGAGAACTTTATAATGTTTACAACAAGGATGAGGGATTCTCCATATAAAAAGAGGCTTACTACCTTAGAGGAAGGGACCAAAGTCAAGGTAAGGGGCCCAGAGGGACAATTCGTGTTACATGACGATTATTCAAAGCCCGCCGTGTTTCTTTCCGGAGGAATAGGTGTTACTCCATTTAGAAGTATGATAAAGTATGCTACAGATAAACAACTGCCCCTAAAAATAGTAATGTTTGACTCCAATAGGGATTCAGATAACATCCTTTTCAAAAAAGAGTTTGATGAATGGACAAAATTAAACAAAAATCTTCAGCTTATATATACAGTTAGTGAAGCAAAACATGATGATGATCAATCAAATGTTAATGGTTGGAAAGGAGAACAAGGAAGAATAGACAAGTCAATGATTCTAAAATATCTGGATAATGCTTTATTAGACAATTCAATATTCTACATTTGTGGCCCTCCAAGCATGTTGAAGGCTATGCAATCATTATTGCAAGAAGAATTAAAAATTTCAAAAGAAAAGATCAAGGTGGAGGAATTTACGGGTTATTGA
- a CDS encoding patatin-like phospholipase family protein, which produces MSNNTIENVLILQGGGSLGAFGCGVYKALVKNNIHLDVIAGTSIGGINAAIIAGSKREDNIDQLLENFWLELSEGFVDIDKLSPFSVWNWYMKTLQVLSKFDYYPYYSPLSAAVAGIKETYSSNRIEMEMKVKQIKSFYSSAIFGNNKMFVPRWIPEYALKDPEYFTPQKWTFLYDHSPLAKTLERYINYDKLKPEGNSNVRLILTAVNVLNARPLTFDSYKEQITATHVLATSAYPTYNFSWIKVKDGVFAWDGSLLSNTPLREVIEASPKRDKRIYIIENYPKNIDSLPKNIPEVYHRARDIMFSDKTEHNIQMSKVISRYLDYIEELYQTIENNVDKLRIDEKQLKRIRQKYKIYKQEHGAEIKEIYHVKREEPYPHMSENADFSPQTIKNSIKEGEEKTNEIIKNKKLFK; this is translated from the coding sequence ATGTCTAACAATACCATCGAAAATGTATTGATACTTCAAGGTGGTGGCTCTCTGGGTGCTTTTGGATGTGGTGTCTATAAAGCTCTTGTAAAAAATAATATCCATCTAGATGTAATTGCGGGTACTTCCATTGGTGGTATAAATGCAGCAATAATAGCAGGTAGTAAAAGGGAGGATAATATAGATCAGCTCTTAGAGAATTTTTGGCTGGAACTATCCGAAGGCTTTGTAGATATAGATAAACTTTCTCCATTTTCTGTGTGGAATTGGTATATGAAAACATTGCAAGTACTTTCCAAGTTTGACTATTATCCCTATTATTCACCTTTATCTGCAGCAGTAGCAGGAATAAAAGAAACCTATTCTTCGAATAGAATTGAAATGGAGATGAAAGTAAAACAAATAAAGTCCTTTTACAGTTCTGCCATTTTTGGAAATAATAAAATGTTTGTCCCTAGGTGGATACCAGAATACGCTTTAAAGGATCCAGAATATTTTACACCACAAAAATGGACCTTTCTATATGATCATTCACCTTTAGCAAAAACCTTGGAAAGATACATCAATTATGATAAATTAAAACCAGAAGGAAATTCTAATGTACGCTTAATTTTGACAGCGGTAAATGTTTTAAACGCACGCCCTTTAACATTTGATAGTTATAAAGAGCAAATAACTGCTACACACGTATTGGCTACATCTGCTTATCCAACATATAACTTTAGTTGGATAAAAGTAAAAGACGGAGTCTTTGCATGGGACGGTAGTTTACTTAGTAATACTCCATTAAGAGAGGTTATAGAAGCTTCACCAAAAAGGGATAAAAGAATATACATAATAGAAAATTATCCAAAGAATATAGATAGTTTGCCAAAGAATATACCCGAAGTTTATCATAGAGCTAGGGACATTATGTTTTCTGATAAAACAGAACACAATATACAAATGTCAAAGGTAATATCGAGATATCTCGATTATATTGAAGAGCTTTACCAAACTATAGAAAATAATGTTGATAAATTACGGATAGATGAAAAACAACTTAAGAGAATACGTCAAAAATATAAAATATATAAACAAGAGCATGGTGCAGAAATCAAAGAAATTTATCATGTAAAACGTGAAGAGCCATATCCTCATATGTCAGAAAATGCAGATTTCTCACCCCAGACAATTAAGAATTCGATAAAGGAGGGAGAAGAGAAAACAAACGAAATTATAAAAAATAAAAAACTCTTCAAATGA
- a CDS encoding NAD-dependent succinate-semialdehyde dehydrogenase, which yields MKDSLAMEFETINPATEQVINQYQNMTKDQINDRVKKSKIAFQEWKKDANKRTDFLHAFANELRKDKENLARTATNEMGKAIKEARSEVEKCAWAMEYYADNGQILSTDEILNTDARKTLIKFQPIGVIGSIMPWNFPYWQALRFAAPSLMVGNTIVLKPSSATMQCGIKIENTFDNIGMPEGVFQTLIGDSRIAESLIDSDINAVTFTGSVPIGATVAQRATSQVKKTVLELGGSDPFIVCDDADIDKASSGAIKGRFINCGQSCIASKRFIVVKGIANEFIEKFVQKTEALNVGDPLSYNTDIGPLVNARGLKKIDSQIKTSIKEGAEVLTGGEQVGEKGYFYRPTVLKNIKPKMSIAQEEVFGPVAPIIVASDDAEAIRIANDSEYGLGASIWTQDLDKAERLSTIIESGMVSVNNVVASDPRVPFGGLKKSGFGRELSRYGMLEFVNIKSVRFYDQLIHNHHVE from the coding sequence ATGAAAGATTCTTTAGCGATGGAATTTGAAACAATAAATCCTGCAACAGAACAGGTTATCAACCAATACCAAAATATGACCAAAGATCAGATAAATGACAGAGTAAAGAAATCCAAAATTGCATTTCAAGAATGGAAAAAAGATGCAAACAAAAGAACAGATTTTCTCCATGCGTTTGCTAATGAATTACGAAAAGATAAAGAAAACCTCGCTAGAACCGCCACAAACGAAATGGGTAAGGCAATAAAAGAAGCTAGATCCGAAGTTGAAAAATGTGCTTGGGCGATGGAATATTATGCAGATAATGGACAAATCCTTTCTACGGATGAAATTCTAAATACGGATGCAAGAAAAACCTTGATAAAATTTCAACCTATTGGAGTAATAGGCAGTATAATGCCGTGGAACTTTCCTTACTGGCAAGCATTAAGATTTGCGGCACCTTCACTAATGGTTGGTAATACAATTGTATTAAAACCATCTAGTGCAACTATGCAATGTGGAATTAAAATAGAAAATACTTTCGATAATATAGGAATGCCGGAAGGAGTATTTCAAACACTAATAGGTGACTCAAGAATTGCAGAGTCATTAATTGATTCAGATATTAATGCTGTGACCTTTACAGGAAGTGTTCCCATAGGTGCAACAGTTGCGCAAAGGGCTACGTCTCAAGTAAAGAAAACGGTGTTAGAATTGGGAGGAAGTGACCCTTTCATAGTGTGTGATGACGCCGATATTGATAAAGCATCCTCAGGTGCGATAAAGGGACGCTTTATAAATTGTGGTCAAAGCTGCATAGCATCAAAGCGTTTTATTGTAGTAAAAGGTATAGCCAACGAGTTCATTGAAAAATTCGTTCAAAAAACTGAAGCTCTTAATGTGGGCGATCCCTTATCGTATAATACTGATATAGGACCTCTTGTAAATGCTAGGGGCCTAAAGAAAATAGATTCTCAGATTAAAACCTCGATTAAAGAGGGTGCAGAAGTTCTCACAGGAGGAGAACAAGTAGGGGAAAAAGGCTATTTTTATAGACCAACAGTTCTCAAAAACATTAAACCAAAAATGTCTATAGCTCAGGAAGAGGTGTTTGGTCCGGTTGCTCCAATTATTGTAGCCAGTGATGATGCAGAAGCCATAAGAATTGCCAATGATTCAGAATATGGTTTAGGAGCAAGTATATGGACTCAAGATTTAGACAAAGCAGAAAGACTTTCAACCATTATCGAGTCAGGTATGGTATCTGTTAATAATGTCGTAGCTTCAGATCCTAGAGTTCCATTTGGTGGATTAAAAAAAAGTGGTTTTGGCAGGGAGTTGTCAAGGTACGGTATGCTTGAATTTGTAAATATAAAATCAGTCAGATTCTATGATCAATTGATTCACAACCATCACGTAGAGTGA
- a CDS encoding alcohol dehydrogenase: MKSARITKPHGPLEVQQLEIPKPMGPQVLVKVNSSGVCHSDIHLWDGGYEGLDGQILKTTDRGVEYPLTPGHEIAGTIESLGDQAEGFSKNEKVIVYPWIGEGLCPACRSGEENLCDKPRSLGVYLDGGYSEYVLVPSYKYLVKIDDDLDMDAAATLSCSALTAYGAVKNANLKPNDNVVIVGTGGLGLMAIQLASAVTGARIIALDIDDDKLKTAKDSGANDTINSKKEDPVKAIMELTNNVGADAVIDFVNASKTVEIDMQFLRRRARVVLVGLFGGELKLGLVSMPTRAYRIIGSYTGTINDLVELVSLAKRGVIKPLISNRFKLDQTTQALTMLKEGKIVGRGVINP, from the coding sequence ATGAAATCTGCAAGAATTACTAAACCTCATGGACCTTTGGAGGTACAACAACTCGAAATTCCTAAACCCATGGGGCCTCAGGTTCTTGTTAAAGTTAATTCTTCTGGAGTTTGTCATAGTGATATTCATTTGTGGGATGGAGGATATGAAGGCCTTGATGGACAAATCTTAAAAACAACTGATAGAGGAGTAGAATATCCCCTGACTCCAGGTCACGAAATAGCAGGCACTATAGAAAGTCTAGGAGATCAAGCTGAAGGATTTAGCAAAAATGAAAAAGTTATCGTATACCCTTGGATAGGTGAAGGTTTATGTCCTGCTTGTAGAAGTGGCGAGGAAAACCTTTGTGACAAACCAAGATCATTAGGCGTCTATTTAGATGGAGGCTATTCAGAGTATGTTTTAGTACCAAGTTACAAATATCTAGTAAAAATAGACGATGATTTGGATATGGATGCAGCTGCAACTTTGTCATGTTCTGCCCTTACTGCGTATGGAGCGGTAAAGAATGCTAATCTAAAACCAAATGACAACGTTGTGATTGTTGGTACAGGGGGATTAGGCTTGATGGCCATACAATTAGCGAGCGCAGTTACTGGCGCTAGGATAATTGCGCTGGATATCGACGATGACAAATTAAAAACGGCCAAAGATAGTGGCGCCAATGATACAATCAATTCAAAAAAAGAAGATCCTGTAAAGGCAATAATGGAATTAACCAACAATGTTGGCGCTGATGCGGTAATTGATTTTGTCAATGCATCAAAAACCGTAGAAATTGATATGCAATTTCTACGAAGAAGGGCAAGAGTAGTTTTGGTAGGACTATTTGGAGGCGAATTAAAATTGGGTCTAGTAAGTATGCCTACAAGAGCATATCGTATAATCGGATCATATACTGGAACGATAAACGATTTAGTAGAATTAGTTTCATTAGCTAAAAGAGGAGTAATAAAACCGCTAATTTCAAATCGGTTTAAACTTGATCAGACAACACAAGCATTGACGATGCTGAAAGAGGGCAAAATTGTAGGTAGAGGGGTAATAAATCCATGA
- a CDS encoding rhodanese-like domain-containing protein has translation MTNRIAPKDLEKKRGEPGKYIIIDVRDGEELEEQEADGGNSNIFGAVNIPFTKLIRDSKNGDLDRLRQVPVYLYSTVGKRADIAADELNKQGFNAFSIEGGFIAWKQEVEGRQNVVKLRDFKDIYDENVKQK, from the coding sequence ATGACAAATAGAATAGCACCTAAAGACTTGGAGAAAAAAAGGGGCGAACCAGGCAAATATATCATAATTGATGTAAGAGATGGAGAGGAGTTGGAAGAACAAGAGGCCGATGGCGGTAATAGCAATATATTTGGAGCTGTCAACATCCCGTTTACAAAGCTAATAAGGGACTCAAAAAATGGTGATTTAGATAGACTTAGACAAGTTCCAGTATATCTTTACTCTACAGTGGGTAAAAGAGCAGACATAGCCGCAGATGAGCTTAACAAACAAGGATTTAACGCCTTTAGTATCGAAGGAGGATTCATAGCATGGAAACAGGAAGTAGAAGGAAGACAAAATGTTGTTAAACTCAGAGATTTTAAAGATATCTATGATGAAAACGTTAAACAAAAATAG
- a CDS encoding CBS domain-containing protein, with protein MGLESIGISEIIKKDVKVIDQEQNIFAASKVMIDNSIGSVVIIDNNDSKNPVGIITERDVVRIVSTFSLSDLEVPIRELMSNPLITLSQNASVLDAMKLMYERKIRRVIVLEGNTLSGIVTEHDLFKLLMSNRELITTVIAPDSPIPQKELYEDFSHFWFSNSFYK; from the coding sequence ATGGGTCTAGAATCAATTGGCATTTCAGAGATAATAAAGAAAGATGTTAAAGTAATTGATCAAGAACAAAATATTTTTGCTGCTTCTAAGGTTATGATAGACAATAGTATAGGTTCGGTTGTAATTATTGATAATAACGACAGCAAGAATCCAGTAGGCATTATTACAGAAAGGGATGTGGTTAGAATAGTAAGCACATTTTCGTTATCAGATTTGGAAGTACCTATCAGAGAACTCATGAGTAATCCGTTAATTACGCTCTCGCAAAATGCTTCCGTTTTAGATGCAATGAAATTGATGTATGAGCGAAAGATAAGAAGAGTGATTGTTCTAGAAGGAAATACTCTCTCAGGGATCGTTACTGAGCATGACCTATTTAAACTTCTCATGAGTAATAGGGAATTAATTACCACAGTCATAGCTCCTGATTCTCCAATACCTCAAAAAGAGCTATACGAAGATTTTTCACATTTTTGGTTTAGTAATTCTTTTTATAAATAG
- a CDS encoding glucose/sorbosone family PQQ-dependent dehydrogenase, with product MTLALFGLIILSVVPAMLSGFFNTKTVATTATNIVPIVLAQGEDPFPSVVNEKLTPAQQQAREQLLKEQGFSVNVIAKNLSAPLNLLYGPDNALWITERVGKDVLRVDPINGTILSKMPIPNVNQSGGQDGVLGMAFDPNFNSTNHIYIAYTYEDGSVGVPDLRTKITQFTFDPSTNNISEPKDLITGLSGSSDHNSGRMTFGPDGKLYYTIGDQGKNQLALACLNNMAQHLPTTQQVAANNWSTYEGKVLRMNPDGSIPEDNPVINGVQSHIYTYGHRNAQGITVGPTGDIYISEHGDNSDDEVNRLVAGGNYGWPYVSGYIDDKAYQYYNWSAAKNCPELKFNDVAPAPPGVTVKNESEFNATNFVPPIATFYTVEKNFNFTQAAKSCGKMASTCYPTVAPSSLRLYTSDTIPGWENSLLMTTLKGGKIIKITLDDNGTAVKGKPQELFRSENRYRDIAFSPDGSTVYVITDMGGPVQAIKEGPITPTTTLWSPGALIAFKYMGAEGGGGGGNSTTQ from the coding sequence ATGACTCTAGCATTATTTGGACTAATAATTCTGTCAGTAGTTCCAGCAATGCTTAGTGGCTTTTTTAATACTAAAACTGTTGCAACTACTGCAACAAACATTGTTCCAATCGTATTGGCACAAGGAGAGGATCCGTTCCCATCAGTAGTTAATGAAAAATTGACACCAGCTCAACAACAAGCTCGTGAACAGCTTTTGAAGGAACAGGGCTTTTCAGTTAATGTGATAGCGAAAAATCTTAGCGCACCATTAAATCTCTTATATGGACCCGATAACGCTCTCTGGATTACGGAGCGAGTAGGAAAAGATGTTTTACGAGTAGATCCAATTAATGGCACAATACTCAGTAAAATGCCTATTCCTAACGTCAATCAATCCGGAGGTCAGGATGGTGTTTTGGGAATGGCATTTGACCCTAACTTCAACAGTACTAATCATATTTACATTGCATACACCTATGAGGATGGCTCCGTGGGAGTTCCCGATCTCAGAACCAAAATTACCCAATTCACCTTCGACCCCTCTACTAACAATATTAGTGAGCCTAAAGACCTAATAACTGGTCTGTCAGGAAGCAGTGATCATAACTCCGGTCGTATGACATTTGGTCCAGATGGAAAGTTATATTATACTATAGGTGATCAGGGTAAGAACCAGCTAGCTTTAGCATGTTTGAATAATATGGCACAGCATCTCCCCACCACTCAGCAAGTTGCTGCCAATAACTGGAGTACCTATGAGGGTAAAGTACTCCGTATGAATCCTGATGGCTCAATCCCTGAAGACAATCCTGTAATAAACGGAGTCCAGAGTCATATCTACACCTATGGACATCGTAATGCTCAAGGTATAACAGTTGGTCCTACAGGTGATATCTATATTTCAGAACATGGAGACAATTCCGATGACGAGGTCAATCGCCTTGTAGCAGGAGGAAACTATGGATGGCCTTATGTCTCAGGCTACATTGATGACAAGGCATATCAGTATTATAACTGGTCGGCTGCAAAGAATTGTCCAGAACTAAAATTTAACGATGTTGCACCAGCACCTCCTGGTGTAACTGTAAAGAACGAAAGTGAATTCAACGCTACAAACTTTGTACCACCAATTGCTACATTCTATACCGTAGAGAAAAACTTTAACTTTACGCAGGCAGCCAAGTCATGTGGAAAGATGGCTTCTACCTGTTACCCAACCGTAGCACCATCAAGCCTACGCCTATATACTTCTGACACTATTCCTGGATGGGAGAATAGCTTACTTATGACTACATTGAAAGGAGGCAAAATCATCAAAATAACTTTGGATGATAACGGTACAGCAGTCAAAGGTAAACCTCAAGAGCTTTTCCGCTCAGAGAACCGCTACCGAGACATAGCTTTTAGTCCCGATGGAAGCACAGTATACGTAATTACGGACATGGGAGGTCCAGTGCAGGCTATAAAAGAAGGTCCAATCACGCCTACCACAACTCTTTGGAGCCCAGGAGCACTTATAGCATTCAAGTATATGGGAGCAGAAGGAGGCGGAGGAGGAGGTAACTCGACTACACAATAG
- a CDS encoding ATP cone domain-containing protein, protein MSKGINLVFIIMQNSNNQILVRKRNDNTESFDLNKLTSSISRSGVPFTMAKDIAESINDYIKINNNDNLVRSNEIREFVISELKKRNQKTIAKSYSGYSKNKVTKIREEQTHDIKHDSKTIPTTESHQKQFSKDKDNPTGSGAKR, encoded by the coding sequence ATGTCTAAGGGCATTAACTTAGTTTTTATCATTATGCAAAATTCAAATAACCAAATTCTAGTAAGAAAAAGAAATGATAATACTGAGTCCTTCGATTTAAATAAGCTAACTTCATCGATCAGTAGATCGGGTGTACCATTTACTATGGCAAAAGATATAGCTGAGTCAATAAATGATTATATAAAAATCAATAATAATGATAATTTGGTAAGATCCAATGAAATAAGAGAATTTGTAATTAGCGAATTAAAAAAAAGAAATCAAAAAACCATTGCTAAATCATACTCTGGTTATAGCAAAAATAAAGTCACAAAAATAAGAGAAGAACAAACACACGATATTAAACATGATTCAAAAACTATACCCACTACAGAATCGCATCAAAAACAATTCTCAAAGGACAAAGACAACCCTACTGGGAGTGGAGCTAAGAGATAA
- a CDS encoding hemerythrin domain-containing protein, translating into MSSTKNLKNDHITIRRVRNIAQKCSDNLYSNKEVPLEHIEIISVIIEEFVDDFHHGKEEKAYFPETKEKDAFAEDIRKFLIEHELGRRIANMLRREITVLKENYSKDKNKMLQNNYKNKLEEPVARFLKSYAVFIDDHTGKEDKFFDLVESSKSLSLDEDKRLLEHYEVCKNQVGGETRIQQMLKLIDYLEEQDWMK; encoded by the coding sequence TTGAGTTCTACTAAAAATCTGAAAAATGATCATATTACAATACGAAGAGTAAGAAATATTGCTCAAAAATGTTCAGATAATTTATATTCAAATAAAGAAGTTCCCTTGGAGCATATTGAAATTATATCCGTGATCATAGAAGAGTTTGTAGATGACTTTCATCACGGGAAAGAAGAGAAGGCCTATTTCCCTGAAACCAAAGAAAAAGATGCGTTTGCAGAAGACATCCGCAAGTTTTTGATAGAACACGAGTTAGGAAGAAGGATAGCAAATATGTTGAGGAGAGAAATAACAGTATTGAAAGAAAACTATAGTAAAGATAAAAACAAAATGTTACAAAATAATTACAAAAACAAACTCGAAGAGCCGGTAGCGAGATTCCTAAAATCATATGCTGTTTTTATAGATGATCATACAGGGAAAGAGGATAAATTCTTTGATTTAGTAGAGTCTAGTAAATCTCTGTCTTTAGATGAGGACAAGAGACTATTAGAACACTATGAAGTATGTAAAAACCAGGTAGGTGGGGAAACAAGGATTCAACAAATGCTCAAACTAATAGACTATTTAGAGGAACAAGATTGGATGAAATAA
- a CDS encoding Glu/Leu/Phe/Val family dehydrogenase has product MEQHDIKGNSGWSEIDEWGPEKVLQVYDPDTGMKGVLVIDNTSTGPGKGGIRFAESVTPAEVFKLARTMTWKCASAGLPFGGAKGGIIANPSKVNQVEWMKSFAKMISPYCPSQYIAATDVGTTELDMAVFAHEIGDMRACTGKPQELGGIPHELGTTGYGVSVALRTTLDFLRDIKHEGSKASRPFFDLTTSLDKKSDDIKVVIQGFGNVGSFATKFLNDLHIKVIGVSDVSGFVFDENGLDIPQLMSDMKEKARLSDLLDNHQQQQHRYDLLDKDEIFNVATDIFIPAALTGVINDNTAPKLLKNNVNIIVEAANIPTTPSADQYLVNNGILIIPDFLANAGGVIGSFVEYQGRTEKEAFDLIEYKITNNVKRALYNSLSSTDQADNTSEFSIRKVAMETAKQIVYRAMLLRKGAISVAREAYARKQQVIY; this is encoded by the coding sequence ATGGAGCAACATGATATAAAAGGTAATTCCGGCTGGTCTGAAATAGACGAATGGGGTCCTGAAAAAGTATTGCAGGTTTATGATCCTGATACAGGTATGAAGGGTGTTTTGGTCATTGATAATACATCCACTGGCCCAGGTAAGGGAGGAATAAGATTTGCAGAAAGTGTTACTCCTGCTGAGGTATTTAAACTTGCAAGAACAATGACATGGAAATGTGCTTCAGCTGGACTACCATTTGGTGGAGCTAAAGGAGGTATTATTGCAAACCCTAGTAAGGTAAACCAAGTAGAATGGATGAAATCCTTTGCCAAAATGATAAGCCCCTATTGTCCTTCACAATATATTGCAGCTACTGATGTTGGTACAACCGAGTTGGATATGGCAGTATTTGCACATGAAATAGGTGATATGCGTGCATGTACTGGTAAACCACAGGAACTTGGAGGAATTCCTCACGAACTAGGAACAACTGGATACGGTGTGAGTGTTGCTCTACGAACTACGTTAGATTTTTTAAGAGATATCAAGCATGAAGGATCAAAGGCTTCCAGACCTTTTTTTGATCTTACAACTAGTCTGGATAAAAAAAGTGATGATATCAAAGTCGTTATTCAGGGATTTGGTAACGTGGGCTCATTTGCTACAAAATTTTTGAACGATTTACATATAAAAGTTATAGGAGTTAGTGATGTCTCAGGATTTGTATTTGATGAAAATGGTTTAGATATTCCGCAATTAATGAGTGATATGAAAGAAAAGGCTAGATTGAGTGATCTTTTAGACAATCACCAGCAGCAGCAACACCGTTATGACCTTCTAGATAAAGATGAAATTTTTAATGTTGCTACTGATATTTTTATTCCTGCCGCTTTGACTGGTGTTATCAACGACAATACTGCTCCCAAGTTATTGAAAAATAATGTAAATATAATTGTAGAAGCTGCAAATATTCCTACAACTCCATCAGCTGATCAATATTTGGTAAACAATGGTATTCTAATCATTCCTGATTTTCTTGCAAATGCTGGCGGTGTCATAGGCTCATTTGTTGAATATCAAGGTCGAACTGAAAAAGAAGCCTTTGATCTAATAGAATATAAAATTACTAATAATGTCAAAAGAGCACTATACAACTCACTTTCGTCAACAGATCAGGCAGACAACACATCTGAATTCAGTATCAGAAAGGTTGCAATGGAAACAGCAAAACAAATAGTATATAGGGCGATGTTATTACGAAAGGGTGCAATTAGTGTAGCAAGAGAAGCCTATGCAAGAAAGCAACAAGTAATTTATTAG